In Pecten maximus chromosome 10, xPecMax1.1, whole genome shotgun sequence, one genomic interval encodes:
- the LOC117336767 gene encoding putative nuclease HARBI1: MALILMLREENRGIPRRLFRDRQNPLDFLSDQAIIKNYRLDRQSVFELCELLQNDISRYTKRNMALPVSLQTMIALRYYASGSYMSVIGDAHGVSKMAVSRAIRDVSMILSRHARSYIKFPLTDREQVKVKQNFFNIRGFPNVLGAVDGSLIPIHTPSDEEHLYVCRKGFHSLNIQGICDADFRFLNVVAKWPGSTHDSFIWNNCGLCNAFETGQICNGYLLGDSGYGLRPWPMTPKLTPVSPADRRYNKAHRTTRCVIERTFGIWKMRFRCIFKGLTLSPERSIRVIMSTAILHNICMQKRLPCEDLDDDDGDDEASQDEDTQVQGQPDSASGIAARENVIATVFEHSE; the protein is encoded by the coding sequence TTTTTAAGTGATCAGGCAATCATAAAGAATTATCGGCTAGATAGACAGTCTGTATTTGAACTTTGCGAATTACTGCAAAATGATATCTCAAGGTACACAAAGAGGAACATGGCTCTCCCAGTCTCTTTACAAACGATGATTGCTTTGCGGTATTACGCCAGTGGGAGCTACATGTCCGTAATTGGGGATGCGCACGGTGTCAGCAAGATGGCTGTATCTCGTGCTATACGAGATGTATCGATGATCCTTTCACGACATGCAAGATCATACATCAAATTCCCTTTGACCGATCGGGAACAAGTAAAAGTTAAGCAGAATTTCTTCAACATTCGTGGATTTCCCAATGTTCTTGGGGCTGTAGACGGCAGTTTGATTCCAATCCACACCCCATCAGATGAGGaacacctgtatgtgtgtagAAAGGGATTTCATTCTCTAAACATTCAAGGGATTTGTGATGCTGACTTTAGATTCCTTAATGTTGTCGCTAAATGGCCCGGATCTACCCATGATTCTTTTATCTGGAATAACTGTGGACTATGTAATGCTTTTGAGACAGGTCAAATATGTAATGGCTATCTTCTTGGAGATAGTGGCTATGGTCTCAGACCATGGCCTATGACCCCAAAATTAACCCCAGTCTCACCTGCTGACAGGAGGTACAACAAAGCACACCGAACCACTCGCTGTGTCATTGAGAGAACATTTGGGATATGGAAAATGAGGTTTAGATGCATATTCAAAGGTCTTACATTGTCCCCTGAACGATCAATCAGAGTTATCATGTCGACAGCAATATTGCACAATATATGCATGCAAAAACGACTGCCCTGTGAAGATctcgatgatgatgatggagaTGATGAAGCCAGTCAAGATGAAGATACCCAAGTACAGGGCCAACCGGATTCAGCGTCAGGAATTGCAGCTAGGGAAAACGTCATAGCAACTGTGTTTGAACATTCAGAGTAA
- the LOC117336768 gene encoding myb/SANT-like DNA-binding domain-containing protein 4: MEKSSNSKRPRKPNFSLSELEILVEEVSKNRDVLMGKFTDSITNEKKKRIWTLIATKINASSQACRSMDDVKKKWQDWSSSVKGKASKYEKERNRTGSGQMTEPALTPLEEKVLAVLGVTAVEGIATEMADTFIERSVETDVERVESTESQDVNVSAISTEDAQIEIERIWDRSINAVIERNNDVPSVSNSPSSTPSTSQSTQPVSSCGSKKRKLTRDFTDDESKIYALEKEKINIEKQRLEIEKERLKIEKSRQQCEQQILNVLQRYLGANYDEQQFQTDDEDVPFTFTCL, translated from the coding sequence ATGGAGAAATCAAGCAACAGTAAGCGGCCGCGAAAACCGAATTTCTCGCTCTCAGAGCTTGAAATTTTAGTAGAAGAAGTAAGTAAAAACAGGGATGTATTAATGGGGAAGTTTACAGACAGTATTACAAACGAAAAAAAGAAGAGAATCTGGACATTGATAGCAACAAAGATCAACGCCTCATCCCAGGCATGCAGGTCCATGGATGACGTAAAGAAGAAGTGGCAAGATTGGTCAAGTAGCGTAAAGGGAAAGGCCAGTAAATATGAAAAAGAGAGAAACAGAACAGGCAGTGGACAAATGACGGAACCGGCACTGACACCACTAGAAGAGAAAGTCTTGGCCGTGCTTGGAGTGACAGCTGTAGAAGGGATAGCAACTGAAATGGCAGATACTTTTATTGAAAGGTCAGTAGAAACAGATGTAGAGAGGGTTGAATCTACCGAATCACAAGACGTCAATGTTTCTGCTATTAGTACTGAAGACGCTCAAATAGAAATCGAACGAATTTGGGATAGATCAATAAATGCAGTGATAGAACGAAACAACGATGTGCCAAGTGTGTCAAATTCGCCCTCCTCCACACCAAGCACTAGTCAGAGTACGCAACCAGTTTCATCATGTGGCAGCAAAAAGCGAAAACTAACACGTGACTTTACTGATGATGAGTCAAAGATATATGCATTGGAAAAGGAAaagattaatattgaaaaacaaagatTAGAAATAGAAAAGGAACGACTAAAGATAGAAAAATCAAGGCAACAATGTGAACAACAAATCCTAAATGTCTTACAACGATATCTTGGTGCAAACTATGACGAACAGCAGTTCCAAACAGATGATGAGGATGTTCCATTCACATTTACATGTCTTTAA